TGGGAATGAACCCACAGGTGCTGTTCAGAGGGGTCCTGCCATGTGGCTTGTACATTCTGGCCCTCAGAGCCAGACCTGGAGCAGTGAAGTGATAAAAAGGAGTCCTGGCTGAACCAAACAGGGGAGCTTGTGTTCTGCTCCCAGGCAGCTTCCTAGAGGGGCACCTTCTGAGAGAGAGGTAGGCAGGACTGCAGGCCTTGTTGGGAAGTGTAGTTCAGATACTGCTGCGGCCCCACCCAGCCTCAGAGCTGTTTCTTTCTCAGCAGAGACAAATTTTGGCTTTCACCCTACTAgtctctccaccccccacacacacttcaCCCTAAACAGCCTACAGGAACCCATTGCCATCCTGGGGACCGCCCCTATCAGAATTACATCAGCAACGGCTAGTGTAATCAAACCCCATTTGTCAGTGTGAATTCTTAGCAGATTAACTTGTCAGATTCACAGAGAAACCGTCACTAAATGTTTATGTGTAAACgatgttgaattttaaaatcatgtggATTATGGCGGATGGGGCCTGACAAGATGACAGTCTCTGGTTTCTAACAAAGTGAAGTTACCAGTGTCAAAACAGAGGAtgtttattgttaaaaatgtctgaAAGTATCCACAGAAACCCCTGCAGACCCCTGCCAGCAACGCAGGGCCTTAGTCAACTGACCTAAGGTCTGGGACTCTCTTGGTCCGAGCCCCAGGGCAGGAGCGGTGGGGCTGCCTTGAGCAGCCAGCTGGGAACCCCACATTAGCACAGGCCAGCACCACCACGCCAgagggcccaggcccaggcagtTGAGCTCCAGCTCCaggcctcccctctgctctctgctcagGCGGCCATCCTCTCCCCATCTGCCCACCGCagcccctcacctcccacccctcctccttccacctctcccctctgctccccacccctcctccttccacctctcccctctgctcaccAGCGtcctcagcctctccctccctcttcccccaaacTCCTCCCAGGCTGACGGCCAGTTCTCAGCCTCCCTGCCTGGAGCTGGCAAGCCTGAAACCGTTCAGGTCTGACCTGGACATTTGCGATTGCCCAGCCCCGCCAGCCCCCTGCAGTCAGCAAGCCCCGCAGGACATTTCCTGTGCCTCACTGTCTGCCGGACCTCCGTCAGGAAATACCCAGCCTGGGACTGAGGGGTGGGCCTGCCACCAAGCGGCCTGCCCAGGGGTGGGGATGTCACTTGTGTGGGTACTTGGCCCTGGTTGAATCTCCCCAGTACATTAAGAGGTTAGGAAATTAGGGGAAGAGAGGTAGTGGAAGACATCTTGCTAAGAGGTCATCTAAAAAGAACAAAGGCTGCCTGTGCTGATATAGAAAgagctttaaaatatgtaaaatttgaataaagtaAATATGGCTAGTATGATTATAATGTAGGAAAAAAGCTTATGTAACAAGTATACGTACTCACATGTGCATAAAGAAATCCGAAAGCACGCACAGATCGAGCCCTCGGGAGCAAGACAGAGACACATGAAGGGAGACAGCTGGATGGATGACtgtgacttttcctttcctttgtcctcttCTCTACTGTTCAAGGTTCTCACCATTTACGTGGATTACTTTCATGTAATGGAGGAAATCATTGGACTCTAGTTCAGGGCCACCTTAGCCGCGGCTCTGCCAGGGACCCTGGCCCTCCTTTCCTTAGAGCTCCCCTAAACTAACCCCTCTTCTCACATCTGGGAGCCTGGATACACCGTGGATTCCATCTTGAGCTTTCTACCTCTTAATACGTAAAGCATTGGCCCGCTAGCCTTGGAGGGAGAGGATGTGCAAAAAGAGAGTAGTAATTGTGAGTCCAGGACCAGCCATACAGTCAGAAGGAGTAGAAGGAAAGGGACTCCTTCTACCCCTTCAGTTCAGCATCCTGGGAGAAGGGTCTGTGGAGGCCAGTGGCTCAGGCAGATCTCTAGGCAGGAGGCAACACAGCCCTGTGCTGGAGGCGGGGGTCTGAAGCACAAGGCCAGCACTGGCCCAGCATGGTCCTCTCTAAGCCGATAGGGGAGGGGTACCCTCAGCCGATTGCGTGAGGGAAAGACTTACAGAAGGGCCAGGAAATGACCGTCCCTGACCCCTACGGGACcacatccccccgccccccaccccaacctccagagagaggagaggcagcctgtgcctctgcctcctgccctcatTGAAGTCCTTCTGCTCTCTCCTGCCTACAGAGGAGCCAATCCGGCTACTGCGGGAGGTGGTGCTGTTGACGGATGACCGCAACCTGCGTGTGAAGGCACTGACGAGGAATGTGCCTGTGCGGGACATCCCGGCCTTCCTCACGTGGGCCCAGGTGGGCTGAGAGGGCCGCATCGGGGTCCCCCCGGAACCATTCCTGAGAGGCCACCAGGCGCCAGTGTAGCAACGAAGATGCCCACGTGCCTGAGCCACCAATCCACCCAGACAATAAACCATCCTCTTCCAACCCACGCCGTGGCCGTGCTGTGGGGGAGCTGCTCCTCACAGAGCCCCTCCTGAGGGTCGGGCGGAAGCTGCTGGGACCCTCCTGGGCTGCCAAGATTTAGCAGGGAGGTGGCTGGCTGCAGTGACAGCAGGTGGGTGAGCCAGATAGGCCACCCATGGTCTCAGCCTTTCTCCCCCCCTGTCTAGTTCAAGGGCTGGGGGAAGGCCTTCTCAGCACAGGGACTCAGACACTTTCTCAGCTGGAGATAGGGTAGGGGTTGCATTTCCATCAGGTGCAGGCGAAATGATGGGTCCCTTCAATCTTCAGAACCCCTGTCCTGAATGTGTCCCAAGAGGCTTTGGTCATGCCATGAAGAGAGTGCCCAGGGTGTGTGTCTCTTCTCGGAGGCCTGGATTCCCCTAGGGACCCAGGTTGGGTTCTGGACACTAGATCCCAAACAGCAGCCCTAGGCCCCACCTTTCCTACCCCTACCCCCAAACACCATCCATCCTGCTGCTTCCTGTCCTTATCCGTCTGAGTCCGTTACACTTTGCCACTCGTTTCCCCTTGGATGGTCATGGGTCTAGAGGGAGGGGACATATGGTCTCAGGCTCATGCTTCCTGGGTGGCCTTTGcctgctcctctccctcattGGCCTTCCTTTTGTTCTAGTTCCCATTTCATGAAGTTTCTTCAGACttttctcagtccctccccccccccccccgttctccctctctctccctctctttctctctctctctctctctctcctgaatcCTCCCCTTGCCCCCCTTCCTTTTCTGGTGATGCCTCTCACCTCCCTGATCCCCTCAAGTTCTTCACCTCAGGTCCTTGCCATGGGGGTTCCCACTCTGAATCTTCCTCCTCTGGTACCTCCTCTGatacctcttccttctctgtggcAGGACCCTAATAAAGTGTTCCTGCCCAAACCTTTCTCAGGCCCCTGCGCTCTGAGAAACTTCCAGGCTCCTGCAGCACCGCCTGAGGGTAGGATGGGCCAGTGCCTGAGAGGGGCATTGCCAAGCCTGGAGTTTTCACCCTTTCTAGCTTTGCCCTAGAAGAACTTGACACAGGGGCCTTTTGGCCTTTGAGGTTTTTGTTGCCTCTTAAGCTGGCACCTGTGTCCAAAGCCTCACTCGAGAGGCTTCCTACTGGGAATGGGTTCTCCCAAGCCAGGGACAGGGATGAGAGGAACTTGGAGGAAGACAGGGCCTTGAGGAGGAGCCAGGAGTAAATTTTGATGGGACCAGAGGGGAAATCCCCCAAAGCTCCCTGTCTGGACTGTACAGCCTGGCCAGAGGATGGGAATGAAGCTGTACCCTCCCTGAGGCCCCAAGATTATACCTGAATAAGGGGGTACTGTGCAGGAGAGCCACCAGTGGTTCAGGGGGATGAGTGCCCCAGAGCCTCAGAAGACGGACTCTTTGGGGTACAGGGTCCTGGCCTCTCCTTTGAGATCCTCTCCCCTGGATGAAGGCCAATGACTGGGTGGGTGGGAGAcctgtctctcctttctgccccaTTTGCAGcactgattttgtttcccttaatAAATTTTTAGTTATGAACATGCCTGACCTCTTGCCCATCTGTCTCTGGGATCGGGGAGGGAAGAAGGCGCAAGTTCTCTCTGCACCTGTAGAGGGTGTGTCtggcccctccacccacccaggtCCTTGTGCAGGGCAGAAGAGAGGAGCGGGGTCCAGGGTCCTTGGTTACTGCTTTATTGCTGTTTGGTTCGAGTATAGAAAATGGAAGCGGCTCTGGAAGAGCCTGTGTACAAGGTAGGAAATATACaaactggggaggagggagctaaAGAGACCACgttccagcccagcccagcctgggctCGAGGTGGGGGGCCGCCCGGGGCGCATGCAATAAATATGGTCCGGGGCCCCAGGGGAGGGCGGAGGACACCGCGGGAGTGGGAGACCGGTAGGCCAGGGCTGTCTCAGCCCTCGGActccagagggagggaagggttggCCCTGGGGCTAGTGCCACTTGTGCAAAATGAGGAACTTCACATTATCAGTCCCGGGGCGGGCGGGAgcgggggggcggagggggggccCTCCGGCCGGCTcagtcccctccccactccccaactcTGCCCGACGCTCCGACCCCAGCAGGGAGATTCACAGTGAGAATGGGTGTGGTCGCAAGGGCCGGAGGTAGGGCTGGGAGCGCCCCATCAGTGACACCCCTCCCTCCAAGAGCAGCGcggagccaggggagggggccAACGAACCACAGGAAGAGGCGGAGAAGGGCCGGGGGTCTCCTTTGGTCAAAGCtgatatcaaaaatataaatctcccttcccccatcccacccccgtCCCGGGgtttcaccccccaccccaacccccggGCTAAGGCACAAAGCAGTGAGGCCAGGTGGGGCCGCCGCCACCGCGGCGACGCTGCCGCTGCTACTACAGTTGTCCGGCGCGGTGTGCCTGCTCGCGGCTGCCGCCGCCGCTCCCTGGGGCCACGGGCCGGGGCCACGCGGCGGCGGCAAGTCGGGCCGGCATGAGGCGCTCTAGGTCGGGGAAAAACGGTCGATGGTCCGGCCGTCGGGTCCGGCGGCCAGGTGCGCTCCCTGGCTCAGCACCTCGGCCGCCTTGTCGGGGCTGAGGCCCAGCTCCGCGGTGAACTTAGCCAGGGGTAGAGGCTCTCCAGCGCCACCTTGGGGTCGTGCAGGAAGTGCGTGGTCTGCGCCAGCAGCTCGGCCGCGGCTGCCTTGTCCTGGCTTCAGGCTCAGCTGTTCGGCCGTGAGGCGGGCCACAGCAAAGACGCCCTCGGGAAAGTCGAGCTTGCCCTTGCCGTCGGGGCCGGGGACGCCGGGTAGCCCCCCCAGACCCGCCAGCGCCCCGGCTGCGCCTGCCGCGCCACCCACGGCGTGCATTTTCATGTGGCTGATGAGGTTGCGTTGCTGTGCGAACTTGCCGCCGCACACCTGGCACTCGTAGGGCTTCTCGCCCGAGTGGATGCGCATGTGCTCTGTCAGGCGGTACTGGCGCGTGAAGCGCATGCCGCACGCGTCGCACGCGAAGGGTTTGAGGCCCAGGTGGCTGCGCATGTGGCGCGTCATGGTCCCGCGCTGCGTGAACTTCTTCCCGCAGATAGTGCACGGATAGGGCCGGGTCAGCCAGTGCGTCTTCTCGTGCTGTCGCAGCGTGGCCGGGTCCTTGTAGCTCTTGTCGCACGACGCGCAGCGGTAAGGCCGCAGCAGCTCGCCCAGGCCGCCCGGAGCCCCAGCGACCTTGTCCCCACTGCCTCCAAAAGGGGGCCCCAAGCCGGCGGCCCCCGCCGCTACCTCAGCCGCCTCGGCCCTGCCGTACAgcgcttcctcctcctccacgtGAGCTTCCACGTGCGCATTCAGCTGCTCCGAGCTGGGGAAGCCCTTGCCGCACGGAATGCACACGTACAGGTTGTCACCGAAGCTCTCAGGCTCGCCATAGGCCAGGTGCGGGCATGGGTAGCCCTCGAGGTGGCCGCCGGGCGGGCTGGGGTCCTCGCTGCTGCCCGTCTCCTCGCTGCTGCTCTTGTAGTCGTCGCCGTCGCCGCCCGCGCCTGGCCCGTCCAAAGCTGCCTGGTAGCGCGGCGGCGCCAGGCCCAGTGGGGGTACCCCGGGCGAAGCGGCCGGGTCCCGCCGCGCTCCTCGCAGCGCTCGCTGGGGGAGCCGCGCTCCCGGCCCAGCTCGTCGCCGTAGCTGCCCAGGCCTGGCTCGTGCTTCATCCAGCGATAGGAAGGCTGGGTCCGTCGGGGCGGCCGGGGGCTCGGGTCCCGGGCTGCCGCCGCGCCACGGAACGGGTCCGGAGGCGGTAcagcctcctccagcttctggaagGGCAGCGGCGGCAGCGGTGGCAGGGCGAGCGGTGGCTCTTTGTAGGCTGGGGGCCGGCGCTGGGAGGACTGTCTGGGCGCGGGGGGCAGTTCGCGCTCGCCCGGCGGCCGCTCTGGAGGCGCGGAGCCCGGCGGGctttttggaaggaaggaagaagagaggggagaagaggagataaggagagaagagagagaggaagggcaggggaaCAGAGGCGTAAGAATGAGACAGTGAGTGTTCAATGCAGGCATAGGGACGAAAGGAAGGATCGGAGGGCGGGTGGAGGCGGAGGCCGGCTGGGGACGAGTAGCAGGCCTGGATGACGGGCGTGGCGGCCCGAAGGCCACGGCCGGCCTCCCGTAGGGTGCAtaaccgccgccgccgcccccgccgccccgcagATGGCAGTACTTGCCGTGGCGCTTGAGGCGCTTTTGCACAACGCCACGAGGTCGGGGATCTGCAGGTAGCTGGCGGCGGCCAGCACGGCGCCCAGGCTCGGCTCAGCCCCCGGGGCCACGGCCGCTGCCGCCGCTGCCTCTGCGCCATCAGCCAGGCGGCCGGTGTAGATGAAGTCCAGCACCAGACGGAACACCGCCGGGCTCACCATGTCATGGTCCAGGTTGAGCAGGTTGTCATGCACCACCAGGGACTTGAGGTAGGCGCTGCTGGCCGCCAGCACGTTCTTGTGCGCGCGGAAGAGGGCGTTCTGCACCACGATGATCACGTCGCACAAGAAGCCCTTGGTGCGCTGGTTGTTGAGCTGCAGCAGCAGCTGCCTCGAGTGGCCCGGCGCCTCCATCGTGTCCAGCATCGTCTGCCCAGCACACTCTCCTGCAGGGACACACAGCAGCCGGGTCAGAGCCTCACGGAGCCCCCGCTGCCTGTATCCAGCTGGgcacttccccccaccccccaccccaccaacttccccttccccttcccctcagctAGGCAGGGGCATCGAGCAGAGCACCGCGGCCTGGGCACTAGCAGAGGATCGGCGGCCTCCTAGTGTGGAAGCCTGGGCCGGTGGCCTGGACCAAAGAAGGCGTAGGAGAGTGGCGTGGAGAGGGGGCCAGACTGGCCTGCACGCCCAGGCCCGGAGGCCACCGGGCCCAGGGGCTGGGTCCTGGGGACTTCCGAGGAGAAAACTGTTTGGGGGAAGTGACCCCTTCGGAGACAGTTACCCGATTTGAGGAAAATGTCCGCTTCAGGAAAAGTCATTCAGGGCCGAGAAGTTTGCCCAACTGGGATATTAGGGAGCCGAGTAAAAAGCGCCTCCCGCCTCGGGAGAAGTTGCCCCAGCTGGGGGAAGTGATCCAGTGGAGGGGAGCGCGGTGCCCGCCGTGGCGCCGCCCTGCCTGGGGGCTGTCAGGCCCTCAGTTGGGGCCGGGGCGCGGCCGCGGCGCGGGGAGCGGAGGCAGAGGCTGCCGTGGCGGGCAGAGCACGAAGGCCGGCCCGGCGCGGGGAGGGCGTTATATCGGGGCAGGAGGCTGAGGCAGgaagcaggtggggggaggggggagccacgcagctcccaggggagggagggggcagcgcCCGGGCGGGCACGGCGCACAGCCGGCTGCGGCCCTGACCCCGGCCTGCGCCCCACCCGCGTCCCGGCCCCGGCCTCGGCCTCAGCTCTGCATTCGCGGGCCCgcgcctccctccccagctcccttcGGCCCCTTCTCCGCGGGAACTCCGCCGCCCCAAACTTGGGGAAAAGTTTCCTAACTTCAGACAGGCCGGGAGAAGCGCGCCAGCCCCAGTCCCTCGACTCTCAGCTTTTCCTCTCGGCCCCCAATTTCGGCAGCCAGGCGGCCCTGGGGCCTGGGCCGAGCCCTGAACTCCCCTGCCCGCTCGTTCGTCTGCCCACCCTGTTCCCCGCCTGGCCCGCAGGGCCTCGCGGCCCGTTACCTGCGGCCGCTGCCCGACCCGGCTTCCCTCCCCGTGGCGGTGGCAGCTCCTAGCCGGCGCCCCACCCGCCCCGCTGCCAGGCGCCGAGCTGTGCCAGGGCAGCGCCCCTGCCAGCCCCGCCCGCCagctccccttcccttcccttcgcCTCTCCAGCCCATGTGCGGGCAGAGTCGGGCCCGGGCCGCTGACCCCGCCGTGAACCCGGCGCAGAGCAGCAGCCCGGCGGTCCTGAGTCCTCTAAGGGCGACACCCGGAGTCCTGAACGCCAGCCGCGTTGGGGCGCCCGCGCCGGAGGATGCGCCCGAGGCGGCCAGCGCGTGAGGACCGGGCTGTCCGGGTCCCCTGTCCCTCCCGGTCCCGAGTCTGAGGACCCACCTGGGGGGCATGTCGGAAGCCCCGGGCCCGGCTGCCGGCGGATCCAGGGGGGACGTGGCTGCGCTGCGCTGCCCTCCGCCCGCCGGGCCCCCGGTCGGTCTGTCCTGATGGTCCGTCCTCCCCGCGTCCTGGTCGCGTCTCAGCCCCGCCGCGCTTTCCGCACACTCTTATCTGGAGCGGCCCGGGCCAGCTCGCGCTGCTGCAGCTATGGCGCCACCTCGCGGCCGTGCGAGGCTCTGCACGACACAGCCGCCACCTCCCTCCCGTGCACCTGGGTTGCGAAGCTGTACCGGGGAATGAGGTCTACTCGCAGGTTCACCCCCATATGTGCCCACGTGAGAACCCAGGCTCCAGAACTTAGAGCCCCCACAAACTCGGGGTTTTGAGCTAAACGCTCCCATGTACATTGCCTCGGCTTGGAGAAGTCCTGCCCACATGGAGGGGACACTGGTGACagtagatggggggggggggggggggggggggagggcgcggTTATAGAAGTCCTAAGACAAAAGAAGGTGGACAAGATCTTCGGAGGTTCTCCTGACACATTCCTGGATGGGACTGTCCATTtatacccaccccacccccaacacacccaCCTTCACTCAGCCACATGAGTTAGGTATACACAGACAGAATAAACCTATTTGCACCCAGACCCTCTCCAGGCACTGACACCTGCGGGCACGCATGTTGGCACAAACACACACCAGCCCCCTTCTtaagttcaagtcctggctctcgGGATACTCAGGGGCCGTCACATAGGGCCCTCCACGAGCCTGGGCAGAGCTAATCAGTCCCCCTGAACTTGTAGGTTTCTGGAGAGACCCCAGGATATCCGACTGGGAATAGCTGGACAGCGCCTCTTGGTGGTCCCGCAGAATCGACCCCAGCCCCTAGATTCCCGTGTGAGCCATTTTGAGGGACCTGCTTGCACTTGTCTCCAAACACTAACCCCAAACGTGACAGCAGGGCCGGCAACAGGGGATCCCCGGGCAAAGTTCTGCACCCCACCGAGAAGGCCGGTTCTTGAGGTGATGCCCCTTCTGGGAGGGAAGAGATCCCGCACTGGCGCGTGGGCACTCGCACGGCTACTCCGGAAGTGGCCCCGCGTGGCCCCGCCGCCGCACCGGGCCTGTAAGTGAGTGCCAGGTCTCCACGGCCCCTGCTACGCCTCCTCCCCGCACCTTCTGACCCCTGCCCacacgggggggtgggggggtgggtagtggGTCCCGGAGAACGCCTGCAGCTTCTGATTGGCTGCGCCTCTCTCAGCTGTCGCGAGCGAGAGGCTGGGACGCAGAGTTACCATAGTAACCGATGAGGTTCGCCCAGATCGCGTCTCTCTAAGGCCTTGGAGAGCTTAGCAACCGCCTAGGGCCGCTGGGCGGGTGGGTGCCGCGCTTGCCGCCCCTCGCGCGGTCCTccacccccacgcccccgccAGAGGTAGTAGCTGAGTCACTCACTGAGGGGCCGCTGGCGCGGCCACTCGCGGTCCCTGACAGACACTAAGGTCTCGGGCGCCCCCCAGAGGCTCTCTTTCCCTCGCTGCCATCTTCACGGCCTCGGGGCCATGGTCCCCGCCGGTCCTAAAGACTCCCGCTGCGTTCTGACTCTGCCCTCACCCTGTTTCTACTCCGTGTTCTGGATTCATTTTATTCCAGTCCTCTCCTCCATCTCCCCACGGTCCCCTCGCTAGGGTTGCAGTGAGCTTCCAAGAATGAAAACGGTAGGTTCCGGAGCTGCCGCCTCTAGGGGAGATGGCCCCCAACATGTTGGCCGAGGGATGGATGTGTTCTGCACTGAGGtgggggggaaaaataaaaaggtgtatGGAGTGctggagaaaggcagaaaggcTCCTCAGAAAACCACTCTTTAAAGATGGGCTTTGATGGATGAATAGGAGTTCTCCCCCCAGGTAGAAAGGCAGTCCTGGAGAAGAGAACCACAGGGACAAAGgttggaggcaaaaaaaaaaaaaaaaaaaaaaaggggggggcggggattcCAGGAGGCTAGATTCCAAAGGTTGTGCAGGACCTCTCCTGTAATCTTGAGGGGACCAGACCCTAGCCCCAAAAGGAGCCCCTCAGCCCAGTGTCTCTTTGTGCAGTGTCCATTGTGCCCActgtctttgattttcttcaaCACTCTCCAGGGATCCCCACTCCCTAAGTCAACTCATTGGCTCCATCCCTACCCTCAAGCTGTCCTTACATCTGTATGGGAGGATCTTACAGCCCTGCCACTAGCTTTGCTGTCTTCCTGTGGCCTTCACTCTTCTTCAGTCTTTgacctttccctccctccctagtTTTTACCTACCCTACTAGCCTGGCactgcccccccagcccccaatccATCTCCTCCCTCTGAACACATTCACCCTCCAACATTTAGAACTTccctcaactgatggagccaggATCATACATTTCCCTGTTCTTGTTCAGGGGAATTCTGCCCCACATGGCATAGGCCCTTCCTGTCAACTCATACCTCCAGAAACTCTAACTCCTCCGGGAAGTGGTCTTGCCCCTCCACCCTCTGGagacctctctctgccctccaagCTGCTGAGCCCTTGGTCTCCCTCACTCATTATAACCCTCATATGAGCTCTGCCAGTGCCCACAAATGGGTCCTAAATGGGGTCTGCTCGGGGCCAGGCTCTGAAACTGACACCTCCaacctgccttcctcccctccatTTGCTGAGGCTTCCTCTTCCACTCACCCCCTTCTGCCACCTTTCCCACAGATCCCCCACGGAGGAACCCCTTGCTCAATTTCTGGGGGGTCCAAGCCACTTTCCTCAACTTTTGTGGGATCTCCAGCTCCCGAATGGTACCTGGACAACCCCCCCGCACCCCCAATAGGCCTTCCTTTCTAGGCCCAGACTCCTTCTAAAAGCTTCTGAAAGCCCTGGGCTCCTCCACTCTTCTTCCCTCATCTCCCCGACGCCACAGTTCTACATGCTGCCTTAGCCCCTCCTCGGATGTAGCTTCCTCTCCTGTACCTCCTGCCCCAAGGTGACGGCACTGCAGTGGCCATGCGGGGTATAACGCCGCCGAGGGTCATCTTGCGACGCCACAGAGCCGTCGGGTTCAGGAACTGAGGAGTGGGAATGGGGGCTACCCGGAAGGCAGGGCGCTAGGTGGGATTGCACCTCCAGGTGTCCCTGAGTGAATAAAGGAGTAACGGACCGTGCGCCCTCCCTGCACCATCCTCCAGCCGGCCCCCAGCCCGCAGTTCCGGAAAGTTAACCCTTTGTAGGCTGGCACAGGGGCCCGGGCGCCCCCTCCCTGTTCCTGCTTCCGTGcgccttcctccccctcccagctccccGTCGCCTTggtccccccccaaccccccgccttGCCACTATAAATAGCCCCTCTTCCCGTTTCCTAAATTCCCTGCTGACGTCTGCAGCGCGTCAGTGTGTAGGAGCCGCGGCCGCATGAATGAGCCGCCGCACGAGTACTACGCGCGCCTATAAAAGCGGCGGCGCCAGCCCGGCTGCAGGAGGCGAGCGGGAGCGGGCGCGACGCGGCCCGACAGGTAAGTGGGACTGACCGGCAGACGGGCTACCGATGGACCGATGTACGGACACGGACGGGAGGGCAATGAGGAGACCGGCAGGCGGCAGGTTGGAGGCCCCCTACGGGGTGGGgttgggagcagggtgggggacgAGGATCCCCACGCAGCTGGTGGAGCCGGCCGGAGGCGTACCCAGAACCCCGTGCAGTAACCTGCCCGCGCCCGGATGAAGACGCAGCCACTTCGGAGGAGCATCGAAGAGAGGACGGACCCCAGAGTCCCCGCGACATTTCCTGGGGCTCCTGCGCCATCCTCCCAAGAAAGTGGGGCGAAGGTGCTGACGCCCCAGGCGaggcgccccctcctccccctccccgcagCGCGGTGACTCAGCCTTGCTGCCCCCGGCCGGCTGAGCCGGGCCGCCGGCAAAAGACAGACGCCCACCTTCCCGCCGACCCAGCCACGGCTCTCTCGGGACCCCCACCCCGCATCCAGCCGGGCACCCCCTCCCCGTCCCATCCCGTCGGGCTAGTCCCTTAGCGCCCCCGAATTCCCGCCTCTGCGCGAGGAGCTGTCCTCTCAGGaccaggcgggggcggggcctcagACGGactgccccgccccacccccactgacccctcccccgccgccgGAAGTGCCTCTCCGCAGGGACATATTTGACGTCACAGGGCTTTGACGTCAAGGGCCGCGTGCCTGTCTGCAAGCGCTGGGCCGAGAAAGGCGGGAGACGCGGGGGAGGAAGAGCAGCAGCGCCCCCAGCTGCGGGCGACGGAGGCACCCCCGCCCGGGCAGCGCGCCGGCACCTTGGCTCTAGACTGCTTACTGCCCGGGCCGCCCTCAGTAACAGTCTCCAGTCACGGCCACCGACGCCTGGCCCCGCCCCAGGACCGCGGACCCGGCCACCTGCCGCGCCCCCGGCCCCTCTGTCCCCCAGGGTCCCTCAGTTCTGCGCGCGCTGCCCGCGCCGCCGCTGTCCGCGGTGCTGATCCAGCGCAGGCGCTACGATCCTGCCGTCAGGTCCCTGGTCACCAGAGGCTGCGAGGGCCGGCCGGCTTACACGCACATCGCACAGCCCCCGAGCCAGGTCCCCGTCGCGCGCGCTACCCCCGCTCCCCCCTTCCCCAAAATTCTCTGCCCTGACGACTGCCTAACGGGAGCTGCCGCGGTGCCGTCAGCagcgcgcgccccgcccccgcgtCTCCAGGGCAACCGTGGCTTTCGATTGTTACTGTGGGAACCGGAGGTAACAGTCTACAGCCATGGTCGCCCCGCGCACGCACGCGCCGCACGCACCGCGCTGGGATCTGCCAGCCCCGGAGGGGGGAGaccaggaggagcaggaggaagcgGGGGCGGCAAGTCAAGATCGGATGTATCTGCCGGGGCGGAGGGAGGTGCGGTTCTGCGGGGCGGGCTACCGTAGGGTCTGACTGCTTGCGCATCTACCAAGGCAGAGAAGGCACGGTCTGGGGCGTATGTCTGACCGTCCGCCTCAGTGACCACCCTGTTTTCT
The sequence above is drawn from the Lynx canadensis isolate LIC74 chromosome E1, mLynCan4.pri.v2, whole genome shotgun sequence genome and encodes:
- the HIC1 gene encoding LOW QUALITY PROTEIN: hypermethylated in cancer 1 protein (The sequence of the model RefSeq protein was modified relative to this genomic sequence to represent the inferred CDS: inserted 6 bases in 5 codons; deleted 1 base in 1 codon): MTFPEADIFLKSGECAGQTMLDTMEAPGHSRQLLLQLNNQRTKGFLCDVIIVVQNALFRAHKNVLAASSAYLKSLVVHDNLLNLDHDMVSPAVFRLVLDFIYTGRLADGAEAAAAAAVAPGAEPSLGAVLAAASYLQIPDLVALCXKRLKRHGKYCHLRGGGGGGGGYAPYGRPXRGLRAATPVIQACYSSPAGLRLHPPSDPPFVPMPALNTHCLILTPLFPCPSSLSSLLISSSPLSSSFLPKSPPGSAPPERPPGERELPPAPRQSSQRRPPAYKEPPLALPPLPPLPFQKLEEAVPPPDPFRGAAAARDPSPRPPRRTQPSYRWMKHEPGLGSYGDELGRERGSPSERCEERGXDPAASPGVPPLGLAPPRYQAALDGPGAGGDGDDYKSSSEETGSSEDPSPPGGHLEGYPCPHLAYGEPESFGDNLYVCIPCGKGFPSSEQLNAHVEAHVEEEEALYGRAEAAEVAAGAAGLGPPFGGSGDKVAGAPGGLGELLRPYRCASCDKSYKDPATLRQHEKTHWLTRPYPCTICGKKFTQRGTMTRHMRSHLGLKPFACDACGMRFTRQYRLTEHMRIHSGEKPYECQVCGGKFAQQRNLISHMKMHAVGGAAGAAGALAGLGGLPGVPGPDGKGKLDFPEGVFAVARLTAEQLSLKXQDKAAAAELLAQTTHFLHDPKVALESLYPXAKFTAELGLSPDKAAEVLSQGAHLAAGPDGRTIDRFSPT